The window CAGCCAGCATCCAGGCAATTCCCTGATTGGCACAAATGGGCCGGCCGAATTGTTCCCGCACCTTACTGTAAGCCAGGGCCTGCTCGAAGGCCCCCTGGGCAATCCCCAGGGCCTGGGCGGCAATACCGATCCGCCCGCCGTCCAAAGTGGCCATGGCAATTTTAAAGCCTTCACCCTCTTTGCCCAGCATATTTTCTTTGGGGATGCGGCAATTATCAAAAACCAGTTCGTAGGTATAGGAGGCCCGGATACCCATCTTGTGCTCCTTCTTGCCAAAGGTAAATCCGGGTGTACCCTTTTCCACAATAAAAGCGGTTGTACCCCGGTGTTTTTTACTCATGTCCGGATCCGTGCGGGCAATAACAACGTAAACGTCCGCCCGCCCACCATTGGTAATAAAAATCTTGGTTCCATTGAGTACGTACTCATCCCCGTCCCGCACGGCACTTAATTTTACCGAACCGGCATCGGAACCCGCAGAGGGCTCGGTCAAACCCAGGGCTCCAATTTTTTTCCCTTCCGCCAGGGGAACCAGGTATTTACTCTTCTGCTCCTCGGTACCAAAAGCGTAGATGGGCCAGCTACACAGGGAGGTATGGGCCGATATCAGCACCCCAGTGGAAGCACAAACCCGGCTCAATTCCTCCACCGCAATGGCATAACTGAGGTTGTCCATAC is drawn from Desulfofundulus luciae and contains these coding sequences:
- a CDS encoding acyl-CoA dehydrogenase codes for the protein MNFMLTEEQQLLRQTVRDFAENEVAPKAAEMDETEEYDWSLWDKMAEMGLTGIPFPEEYGGAGMDNLSYAIAVEELSRVCASTGVLISAHTSLCSWPIYAFGTEEQKSKYLVPLAEGKKIGALGLTEPSAGSDAGSVKLSAVRDGDEYVLNGTKIFITNGGRADVYVVIARTDPDMSKKHRGTTAFIVEKGTPGFTFGKKEHKMGIRASYTYELVFDNCRIPKENMLGKEGEGFKIAMATLDGGRIGIAAQALGIAQGAFEQALAYSKVREQFGRPICANQGIAWMLADMATRIEAARLLVYQAAFLKDNKLPYGKESAMAKLYASEVAMWVTTKAVQIHGGYGYTREYPVERMMRDAKITEIYEGTSEVQRIVIANYLLK